The nucleotide window TACTTTTGAAttctttattgaaaaataaaatgagcgAATAACTTGGTTGCAAAAACTGCATGATGATTGGATAGTCCTCGGTTTACGAGGTGGTGACCGTTGAGATGCTCGAGTCTTCGGGTCTTGATATAGTGTGAAGTCACACATGGTATTTCCTcaaattgtaggcgttccattgCTTCTCGATCTCTTTATCATTCATGGTAGCAAGAGTATAATTGCCTTTGCCGCCGACTCTGTTGATCTTGtaaggaccttcccagatggggtCCATTTTTTTCGAGCCTTCTCTGCAGGCAGTGATGaaagcttttcttaggactaggtCTCCAGgttggaactgccggatcttggcccttttgttgtagctggaaatgagctgctgctggtaggctgcgatgcggGTGATGGTTTGTTCGCGCCTTTCTTCTGCCAGATCTAAATCTGTGGCCATTTCTTTACTGTTCCGCTCAACGTTTGGCAATAGAGTGTTGATGCTTGGCACGATGATGTTGGGAGGTATGATTGCCTCCGAACCAAAcgccaaagagaaaggagtttcaccggttgctcgtcttttggtggtgcgatatgcccataaacatCCAGGGAGctcatctggccattttccctttttgtcggtgagggatttcttgaggcagtcgagaatcgtcttgttggatgcttcagcctgcccattgccttgaggatatcttggtgtggacatgtgttgtttgatgccgtatttttggaaaaactttgccaaatcttttcccacaaattgaggaccgttgtcagtgacgatggactgagggatgccaaatcggcaaatgatgttcctccatataaagCGCTCTATATCCGTCTGAGTCGTGGTTGTCATGGgttctgcttctacccatttggtgaaatagtcggttgccacgatcatcatgcatctgcCCCCCGTAGCAGGCGGCATAGGCCCTACCAGGTcgattgcccactgcatgaatggccaaggaCTCGTTTGCGGGTGTAGCTCACTGGCGGGTAGTGCTGGTACTGGTTTGTAGCGTTGGCAACGGTCGcatttttgtactaactccttagcatcttggtgcatggtaggccagtaatagcctgcgttaagagccttttgggctaaggatcgacctccagagtgattcccacaaacgccttcgtggattgagcttagaaccttcaagtcatcgggaggtgccaggcagcggagatgtggtccgGTGTAGGATCTTCGGACGAGAATGCCATTCCACATATAGTAGCGTGCCGACTTAATTTGAAGCTTCCTTGACTCCAATCTTTCTGTGGGTAATGTGCCGTTGACCAAGTAGTCTATAATTGAACTTTGCCAAGTGGGAGTTacactaacctgtgacacttcgGCTATCGACTccatctctatgcttggcttgtctagatattccaccGGAATAGAGCGTTTGAATTGGTGGTCAAGGGCGGAGCCTAAACCAGCTAGTGCATCTGCATGTGCATTGTCTGCCCGcggaacttgagtgagagtgtaagtctgaaatgcttCAAGCTGCTGGCGTACTTTCTCTAGGTATTGTGCCATCCTTGGGTGTTTTGCAGTGTATTCCCCAGTagcctggctggtgattagttgggaatcagaatgaattgcgagtttcttcaccgccaagtcttttgccattcggaggccCGCTAGTAGagcctcgtactctgcttcgttattggatgctttgaaacctagagtgatcgcctgctcgagcattgagCCATCTGGAGTAACAAGAACTACACCTGCTCCCGAGCCTTTATAGTTGGATGCACCGTCGACATGCAAGTTCCAGAAATCTTTATTGGATGGAGTAAGTGTGGCTAAGGTACTCTCTGCTGCTTCTGGGGCGTCGTTGGGCCGCACTGTTGCGTTGCCTAGGCTAGGTGTGAATTCTGCCACGAAATCcgccaaggcttgggcctttatcgCTGTGCGAGGTTGGAAAACTAAAccatattggccaagttccaatgcCCATTTCATCACTCGTTGAGAAGCGTCCGGACCATGTAATATTGATCGTAAGGGATATTGAGTCATAACAATGACTGTATGAGCTTGAAAGTAGGGTCTGAGCTTTCGAGCCGCAACAACTAacgccaaaattaatttttcgatCTTCGGATATCTTGTTTCtgcatcgagaagagctttagaagtgtagaataccggcagttgggcccccagctcttctcgtatgagagCAGAGCTCACTGCTACCTCGGAAACTgccaaataaatatataaatcctccgctgcttccggcttggatagtaagggaggtgatgtgAGATAACTCTTCAAGTCTTGGAAAGCTTTTTCGCATTCTTCATCCCATTTGTTTCTTTGTGCCCTCTTGATAGCTTTGAAAAAGGGTTTGCATCGATCGGTGGATCGTGAGAGGAAGCGATTGAGGGCGGCTGCTCGTCcggtcaagctttggatctccttcaaggtagttggagatttcatctctatgattgcttggatttgcttgggatgtgcctcaattcctcgttgggttactaagtaccctaggaatcGACCTGAAGATACTCCAAACGTGCACTTGGTGgggttgagcttcatcttgtaccTTCTAAGGATATTGAAAGCTTCTGCTAAATTGCGAATGTGATCTGATCGCTGCTTGCCCTTTACCATGATATCGTCGACatagacctccatggttaccccaatttgctttttgaacatcatatttactaacctttggtaagtggctcccgcgttcttgaggccaaaaggcatgaccttgtagcagtaagTGCCTCGCTCTATCACGAACGCAGTTTTCTCCTTGTCGGGCTCATgcatggctatttggttgtagccGGAGTATGCGTCTAAGAAACTAAGTAACTGGTTTCCAGAAGTTGAATCTACTAATAGATCAATCCGGGGGACAGGATAATGGtcttttgggcatgctttgttgaggtcaGTGTAATCTACGCAAACCCTCCATTTgccattctctttcttcatgacTAGTACGACATTAGCAAGCCATGCCGAGTGTGCTACCTCTTCTATGAAACCGGCCTCCAATAGTTTGTCGATTTCTGCCTCGATGATCGCTACTCGTTCGGGAGCGAAATGTCTTCTTTTTTGAATTACCGGTTTGGCAGTTGGATCGACGTGCAGCTTGTGGCAGGCCACTTTGGGATCAATACCGGGCATGTCGGATGGTGACCATGCGAAGATATCTCGGTTTTTCCTAAGGAAAATTGTGAGTTCTTCCTTCTCGTCTGGGCTTAGTCGTGAGCCAATTTTAGCCGTCTTTTCCGGCTGctggggatcaagaatgatgtcttcggcgtcctcttcgggtttccatcctatCCTGTCTGCTTGGGTGCCATCTTCTCGATCCACctgctgtaattgctatttggcAATTTCTTTGCCCTTTTGGACTTCGGTAACCTCTACGGGGGTAAaggtctttttctttgtttcttttaacATTTGCACAGTGCATCGTCGGGATGAAGCCTGGTCAGACTTGATCTCTCCGACTCCTCCTCCCGGGATGCGGAATCGgattttttgatacttgacgGAAGTGACAGCATCCAGCTTGATCAACCAAGGTCTCCCAAGAATCCCATTGTAGGGAGATGGGTCGCTTACAATCGTGAATGTTTGCTTTGAGACGACTGGCGGTGTTTTTACGTCAAGTATGATATGACCGATGGCAGTTGAGGTGTGTCCGTTGAATCCAGTAAGTACCTCTGCCCGGCGTATGATTGTACtttccaggcccatcttctGAATGACTGAAAGTTGAAGTAGGTTGACCGCACTTCCATTGTCAACCATCATCCTGTCGACTATAGCATGGGCTAGTTGGACAGATACTACTAATGCATCGTCGTGTGGGAAGTCGACTCCTTCTGCATCCTGCTCCGTGAAGCCAATGATAGGTCCAGGTTGGGTACCGACTGCATGAACTTGTGAGATTAGTAAGGCCTGctggatcttcctctttttgGAGTTATTAGTAGCCCCTAAGTGCTCGGACTCAGCGAAAATGCCATTGATTCGAATCGTCTTAGTTGGTGGCTCCTCATCTCCGTCTGCATTCCTTTTTTGCTGCTCAGCTGGCTTGTCCAAATATCTATCGACTTTGCCTTCTTTCACGAGTTTctctaggtagttcttccaagtgtagcaATCGTTGGTTGTGTGACCGGGACCTCGGTGGAATGCACAATACTTAGTGTGgtccaacttggaagtatctcctTTTGACTGCTTCGGCAACTTGAACCATGGTTCATTCTTGACGTCAcgaaggatttgatgaatcggaaTTGAGAACTTAGAATAGTTGTTGGTCATCGGGCCTTCTTTGGTCGTGGGTCGGTCCCTGCGCTTGAACTCCTGCCTGCCCTTGTTGGGTTGTTTTTCATCCTTCTTTTGAGTAGCTGCCAACTCTTTTCGAGGTTGTTCGGGAGCCTTTTCTGCTTgtcgagcctcgtcccaaagcgCATGCTTTTCTGCCAGAGCAAAGGAATCTGCTAGAGTTaggtcttctttcatgatcatttctccaaacagtgggtggtctgctggtagtcctttttggaaggctgcacttGCTATCGAGTTGTCGCATCCGACGATCTtcgccttctctgctttgaatctcttcacgtaatcgcgaagcgactcttttgggtttttctttacgTTGAACAGGTGAtcggacttcttcttgatcgatcgataagatgagtattctttggtgaagaccaaggaaagatcatcaaaattCAGGATGGATCGTGCCGGCAAGGTatgaaaccaatcttgtgcctcgccttgtaaagtagtggcgaatattttgcacataaggGCGTCATTATTCCGATAAAGGACCATCGCATTTCGGTAATGCTTCAAGTGTCTTTCGGGATCCCCatctcctttgaaagatgtgaagtgtggcatgctaaacttgcgcggaggctctgcctgctcgatctcatccgCGAAAGTGACCTGCTCATGTTGGTCATATCTCGCCTTAGTGCCTCATCAACCATTTCGTTGCGCCGAAAATCACGCATCCGCTCATTGAAAAGCCTTTCTACCTCTTCTTGGATTTgcttttgttggggtagcggagcttttTGCTGCCCTTGGTCTTTTTCTaccggtctaggctgctcttcttcTCGCTCGGCTCGTCTACGCTGTGGCTGCAATGGATGAGATagattcctagcaggcgagggaTTTCTTTGCAGGCTACCGGTTGAACTAGAGCCAGATTGAACGATCGTTTCATTCCGTTTGTCAGGCTGCCTGCTCCGATGTGATGTGGAGGATACTCCTTGTGAGCCTAATCGCGAATGAATGCTTTGCCTGGAAGGTTgcccatgttgattatcaaagcgtggccccaaccgtgaatgtatactTGCTCGTGGGCCTAaccgagagtgcacgctcatccgcgcgctaagacgggagtatacgctatttcgggggcccaatcgagaGTGTGCACTGTCTGAATGCTCCACTTGTGATGGGTTGAATGGCTGCTTTCCAGGACGCTGTTTAAAAGGCTCCTTGTCTACCCTTGTTCTACTCCGGGAAACTTCATCGTGAGCGCGATGCATCTCAGTACGttgtaaaagttgattcaccaaggtggtttgttgtgcaagggcgctcgtcaattctatgacttgtcgggacAAGTTTTGTTCGCCATTCGGATTGGAAGAACTTGGATGGAATGCACCTCCTTGAACAATGAAAGGGTGGTTGACTCCaagtgcgagatttgagttggggaatgtcaaatctgcagagaaatgtggtgaaaacgCCTCAGCCTCGATGattggtccggatggttgagattgtCTCGGGCGGACTTGGGCAGCTTGGGAAACCATGAAAACAGGCTGGGCTGCGGGGGCAGGCTGGATCGttggagcaggctgggctacaagagcaggctggatcacgggagcaggctgctcaatgcgcggtgcatgtgaatgcgaggcttgggctttggtccacgtaaacttggatggcacgactcgggccgtggtgaaggctccatggacctcgccacgagtggctaccgaagtagccaccgtggtggttcccatggcggctgtggtgaaggctccatggacctcgccacgagcggctaccgaagtagccaccgtggtggttcccatggcggccgtggtgaaggcaccatggacctcgccgcgggtggctaccgaggtagccatcacggtggttcccatggtggaagctcgtgGTGATGATGTCGCTCCCCTTcttgtcgcattttgcctcatgGATCTCCGTAGTCCAATTTCTTGAATACTAGAATTTTTACTTgcggaattttctaaatttctagtcattatatttttcttatacgttttatcaaagaacctttgcaagtagaaaattctaataataagaacgtatgaaaaatattcaaatagactagaaaataaagaaaaaacctttttgtacgagagtcttctacgagtatggattacaactctcaatgaaagcaccaatttgtggatgcaaattttctcctcttcgatcttggacgattttgcacctacaaaacaactagcaccttaggttaaggccaaaagcctcacgcgcccacgatgaatgggggggggctttggccgaagaacctccgatgccaaagttagaaatttagagagaaatagtgtttagagtgttttggaatttttgcaagaggtttggaccgaatttttggtgagaatatgagcctatttataggattaGGCTTCCCCATTTTTCACCAAGgaagggccggccacaccctttccttttcttagtcaatttgtggttttttattagcccctttattggctaataaaatagaAATGAATGGGGTCTTAAATGATTAGCTTTATTTGAGTAATAAAGTGgaggaaaataataaaaaaaaaaggtagggAAAAGATGGGAGGGAATATGGCCGGTTACTATGGGatttttaggttttgttttaggtttaattagccaattaattggctaattaaatatgaaaggagatattttattatttatggtaTTGATTGGCTAATTTAAAAGGGAATGaaaggtggaaaaggtagaaaaaaggtgATGGAATAGACTTTGAATGGGGTAGCCGGCCCTATCccattttttaggtttgagtggatgtttcaaattggtaattaagggatgattttaggagatatgggaagaatatattatttagataattaattaactaaataatatattagggaaattaagttttggaaataattacctaaaataagataatttggaattagTTACCTCTTCTGGAGcatttttgaattggttgaggatgattacccactacttgcgcgtaggaatcccgatatacctcaagggtatttttgtcctctttcgttcacaaatccacgtgtcgcctagtgaatatttttggctccacagcaATAACAAGGTATTCACCGTATGTTGCACACTGTTTGAGTTTTTGATACAAAAATAGTTATGATGAACAGTGAGAGATGCCTTCAAAATTGTAGAGAAAATGAGATCCAAATTTTGATGTTCAAGCGTTTGTTGGAGATGATGTTAGGTCGTAACCCTCTCTTTAGAGCATTTACAGTGGAGATACGCGAATTTGAGAAGTAAAAATCATATTTACATCTCATTTTGCATCTACAGAAAATTTGAACGTGAATTTTACTCTTGTGGAAAGAGGAGATGCAAAACTTAGGATCACATTTAATTTTCTCTACTTACGGAGTCCAGTTCTAATTTAGAATCcgtttacatttttattaacaTTTTTTTGACAAAGATAGATATTTTACATCATTTATTTGGAGAAATTTTGGGTCAACAAAAAAATATCGAATGCTGATTTCAAGGTATTTTGCATCTTATACTGGAGAAGCTGTTATATGTCGAACTTTTGTGTTTGCAATTCACTTTGTGCTACCTTTTTACATTACAAATAAATTGCAATAATGGTGAAAAGGTGGGTTtctatttagtttttttatttttttatttttattttaagatACAACTGATGACGGATTACGATTATTCACTTCTTTTGAAGCTGAAATTTCTATTTAGattaaatagtaaaaaaaacaaaaataagtaGAAACCcatcttaaaattctaaaaattcaCCGGTTAACTGGAGCCCATCT belongs to Malus sylvestris chromosome 17, drMalSylv7.2, whole genome shotgun sequence and includes:
- the LOC126611937 gene encoding uncharacterized protein LOC126611937; amino-acid sequence: MIMKEDLTLADSFALAEKHALWDEARQAEKAPEQPRKELAATQKKDEKQPNKGRQEFKRRDRPTTKEGPMTNNYSKFSIPIHQILRDVKNEPWFKLPKQSKGDTSKLDHTKYCAFHRGPGHTTNDCYTWKNYLEKLVKEGKVDRYLDKPAEQQKRNADGDEEPPTKTIRINGIFAESEHLGATNNSKKRKIQQALLISQVHAVGTQPGPIIGFTEQDAEGVDFPHDDALVVSVQLAHAIVDRMMVDNGSAVNLLQLSVIQKMGLESTIIRRAEVLTGFNGHTSTAIGHIILDVKTPPVVSKQTFTIVSDPSPYNGILGRPWLIKLDAVTSVKYQKIRFRIPGGGVGEIKSDQASSRRCTVQMLKETKKKTFTPVEVTEVQKGKEIAK